The following proteins are co-located in the Dehalococcoides mccartyi 195 genome:
- a CDS encoding NADH-quinone oxidoreductase subunit A, translating into MLTDYGYIALFLVAAILFTAIVLGLPVLLRIIGIVPNKPDKVKNATYECGVETQGRTWVQFNFRYYYYALLLIAFDVLLVFLFPWATQIGSLGFYAFGIVLAFLIIVMVGYLYAWKKGALEWN; encoded by the coding sequence ATGCTGACTGATTACGGCTATATTGCACTATTCCTTGTCGCTGCAATACTCTTTACCGCCATAGTACTAGGCCTACCGGTTCTCCTTCGTATAATCGGCATCGTGCCTAACAAACCTGACAAAGTCAAAAATGCCACCTATGAATGCGGTGTGGAAACCCAAGGCCGCACCTGGGTTCAGTTTAATTTCCGTTATTATTATTATGCCCTGCTGCTGATTGCTTTTGATGTACTGCTGGTCTTTCTTTTCCCCTGGGCAACCCAGATAGGTTCGCTCGGGTTTTATGCTTTTGGAATAGTGCTTGCCTTTCTGATAATAGTCATGGTGGGCTACCTGTATGCCTGGAAGAAGGGGGCTTTGGAATGGAACTAG
- a CDS encoding NADH-quinone oxidoreductase subunit B: protein MELDSGKPLSLLTLDEIDQHEGGIIQSFRTGHTTPYPDPADWLNSEEPPPGVFVTSVEKVLNWSRHYSLWPVMFGLACCAIEMMCMAASRWDLARFGMDIFRASPRQADLMIVAGTLTWKMAPWLKRIYDQMPEPKWVLAMGACGTSGGLFRDSYSVVPGFNMVVPVDVYVPGCPPRPEALLRAIMDIHEKIDKTRIIKR from the coding sequence ATGGAACTAGATTCGGGAAAACCACTGAGCCTGCTTACGCTGGATGAAATTGACCAGCATGAAGGCGGCATAATTCAAAGCTTCCGCACCGGTCATACCACGCCTTACCCCGACCCTGCAGACTGGCTAAACAGCGAAGAGCCGCCTCCGGGTGTTTTCGTTACCAGCGTTGAAAAGGTACTGAACTGGTCACGCCATTATTCCCTTTGGCCGGTGATGTTCGGTTTGGCCTGCTGCGCTATTGAAATGATGTGCATGGCAGCTTCCCGTTGGGATTTAGCCCGTTTCGGTATGGATATTTTCCGCGCCTCCCCCCGCCAGGCAGACCTGATGATAGTTGCCGGTACTCTTACCTGGAAAATGGCTCCCTGGCTGAAAAGGATTTATGACCAGATGCCGGAACCGAAATGGGTGCTGGCTATGGGTGCCTGCGGAACCAGCGGCGGTTTGTTCCGGGATTCATATTCGGTAGTTCCGGGTTTCAATATGGTAGTCCCGGTTGATGTATATGTACCCGGCTGCCCTCCCCGTCCGGAAGCCCTTTTAAGGGCTATCATGGATATCCACGAAAAAATAGATAAAACCCGCATTATAAAGAGATAG
- a CDS encoding type IV pilus twitching motility protein PilT, with protein MRADELLKIAVEKKASDLHLRVPNPPVLRIDGALKPQTDWPVLYNKAIEQILEEITTPEQREIFYAEKELDFAYSVAGVARFRVNVMKQRGSISIAFRQVPFEIRSIDELGVPKICKELILKPRGLILVTGPTGSGKSTTMAAMVDHLNNTDSRNVITIEDPIEYLYTNNRCIIAQRDLGDDTKSFSTALKYALRHDPDVILVGEMRDLETISTAISAAETGHLVVGTLHTTDAPQTIDRLIDIFPPDQQQQIRMQLSLVIEAVLVQTLLPKREGKGRVAAFEIMVANTAVRNLIRDKKAHELHNVMQLSAKDGMQTLDQSLAGLVRQNIVSLEEALLKSSNPERLQKLLAYQQTQQTKPHQF; from the coding sequence ATGCGCGCAGACGAATTATTAAAAATAGCAGTAGAAAAAAAGGCTTCAGACCTCCACCTGAGAGTGCCGAACCCGCCTGTACTCAGAATAGACGGCGCCCTTAAACCCCAGACAGACTGGCCTGTTTTATACAACAAGGCCATTGAGCAGATACTGGAAGAGATAACCACCCCCGAACAGCGTGAAATATTTTATGCCGAAAAAGAGCTGGACTTTGCCTACAGTGTAGCCGGGGTAGCCCGCTTCAGGGTAAACGTGATGAAACAGCGCGGCTCTATCAGCATTGCCTTCCGCCAGGTGCCTTTTGAGATACGTTCTATAGATGAACTGGGTGTACCCAAAATCTGCAAAGAGCTTATCCTGAAACCGCGCGGCCTTATTCTGGTAACCGGGCCAACCGGCAGCGGCAAATCCACCACCATGGCCGCCATGGTAGACCACCTGAATAATACTGATTCGCGTAACGTCATTACCATAGAAGACCCCATTGAGTATCTTTATACCAATAACCGCTGCATTATTGCCCAGAGAGATTTGGGTGACGATACCAAGTCTTTTTCCACTGCCCTGAAATATGCCCTCCGGCATGACCCTGACGTAATACTGGTGGGTGAAATGCGTGACCTGGAGACTATTTCCACCGCCATCAGCGCCGCCGAAACAGGCCATCTGGTAGTGGGTACTTTGCACACTACCGATGCCCCCCAGACTATAGACCGCTTAATAGATATATTCCCTCCTGACCAGCAGCAGCAGATACGCATGCAGCTGTCTCTGGTTATTGAGGCGGTACTGGTACAGACGCTGCTGCCAAAACGGGAAGGCAAAGGGCGGGTGGCCGCTTTTGAAATAATGGTAGCCAATACCGCCGTACGCAACCTGATACGTGACAAAAAGGCCCATGAACTGCATAACGTAATGCAGCTGAGTGCCAAAGACGGTATGCAGACCCTTGACCAGTCTTTGGCAGGTCTGGTACGCCAGAATATAGTTTCGCTGGAAGAAGCCCTGTTAAAAAGCAGTAACCCGGAAAGACTGCAAAAATTGCTGGCATACCAGCAAACCCAGCAGACCAAGCCCCACCAGTTTTAA
- a CDS encoding NADH-quinone oxidoreductase subunit C, giving the protein MTAVLDYQQLKADLSKELPGIEIQAESSFLLALPEDIHHVCQYLVSRPLQMDYLTNLTAADYPEYIEIIFHLNSIVNNTAMTLKTRLTDKTNPKMASVVDIWRGAELQEREIYDLFGVVFENHIGLKRIFLWEGFEGYPLRKDFANGH; this is encoded by the coding sequence ATGACCGCCGTACTTGATTACCAACAACTGAAGGCTGATTTATCTAAAGAACTGCCCGGGATTGAAATCCAGGCGGAAAGTTCTTTCCTGCTGGCTTTGCCTGAGGATATACACCATGTGTGCCAATATCTGGTTTCCCGGCCGTTGCAAATGGACTACCTGACCAACCTTACCGCGGCTGACTATCCTGAATACATAGAAATAATTTTCCATTTGAATTCAATTGTGAACAATACCGCCATGACACTTAAAACCCGCCTGACTGACAAGACTAACCCCAAAATGGCTTCGGTAGTGGATATCTGGCGGGGAGCAGAACTGCAGGAACGTGAAATATATGACCTTTTCGGAGTGGTTTTTGAAAACCATATAGGCCTGAAACGCATTTTCCTGTGGGAGGGCTTTGAAGGTTATCCTTTGCGCAAGGACTTTGCAAATGGCCATTAA
- a CDS encoding NADH-quinone oxidoreductase subunit D: MAIKTESFILNIGPQHPSTHGVFRLRLILDGEVITDLEPVFGYLHRGIEKLAEGRTYLQDIPFTDRLDYLGSMTNNHAYVMAVEKLAGITVPERAEYIRVILDELQRIASHLAGLGFFLNDLGALQTPLLYMFREREKIVELFDMCSGQRLNYNYYRFGGFVQDLPEEFLPALKKLLDTLPGFIDEYEQLISTNEIVLIRTKGVGVLKRELAINSSAAGPVLRASGVNWDIRRNDPYSIYDRFEFDIPTAQNGDTYDRYMVRIREMRQSVRILRQAVKDLPEGEIMGKAPKLLKPPAGEVYSRIEGPKGELGFYLVSDGTDKPYRWRVRPPCLLNLSALKDMVVGWKVADLMAIFGSIDIVMGEVDR; the protein is encoded by the coding sequence ATGGCCATTAAAACTGAAAGCTTTATTTTAAATATAGGCCCCCAGCACCCCAGCACCCACGGGGTGTTCCGTCTGCGGCTGATTCTGGACGGTGAGGTTATTACCGACCTGGAGCCGGTTTTCGGTTATCTCCACCGGGGTATTGAAAAGCTGGCTGAGGGACGTACCTACCTGCAGGACATACCTTTTACCGACCGACTGGATTATCTGGGCTCTATGACCAACAACCACGCTTATGTTATGGCGGTGGAAAAACTGGCCGGCATAACAGTGCCCGAACGGGCTGAATATATCAGGGTAATACTGGATGAGCTCCAGCGGATAGCCAGCCACCTGGCGGGTCTGGGTTTTTTCCTGAATGATTTGGGAGCCCTTCAAACCCCGCTTTTGTACATGTTCCGCGAACGTGAAAAGATTGTGGAACTGTTTGATATGTGCAGCGGCCAGCGCTTAAATTACAATTATTACCGTTTCGGCGGCTTTGTTCAGGATTTGCCGGAAGAATTCCTGCCTGCCTTGAAAAAACTGCTGGACACCTTGCCCGGTTTCATAGACGAATACGAACAGCTTATTTCCACTAATGAAATTGTGCTTATCCGCACCAAAGGTGTGGGCGTGCTTAAGCGTGAACTGGCCATAAACTCCAGTGCGGCCGGGCCGGTTCTCCGTGCAAGCGGGGTAAACTGGGATATCCGCCGGAATGACCCGTATTCAATCTATGACCGTTTTGAGTTTGATATACCCACCGCCCAAAACGGTGATACATACGACCGCTATATGGTACGCATAAGGGAAATGCGCCAGAGCGTGCGGATACTCCGCCAGGCAGTCAAAGACCTGCCCGAAGGTGAAATAATGGGTAAAGCACCCAAACTCCTTAAGCCGCCTGCGGGTGAAGTTTACAGCCGCATAGAAGGGCCTAAAGGCGAACTGGGCTTTTATCTGGTTTCAGACGGCACGGATAAGCCTTACCGCTGGCGGGTGCGTCCGCCCTGCCTTTTAAATTTATCAGCTTTGAAAGATATGGTGGTAGGCTGGAAAGTGGCTGATCTGATGGCTATATTCGGCAGCATAGACATTGTAATGGGTGAGGTGGACAGATAA